A genomic segment from Meleagris gallopavo isolate NT-WF06-2002-E0010 breed Aviagen turkey brand Nicholas breeding stock chromosome 25, Turkey_5.1, whole genome shotgun sequence encodes:
- the SELENON gene encoding selenoprotein N — protein sequence METMTKSKDGFLGISHVALSGLRNWTAPVSPKSVMLARQFKAFLPPKNKLDLGDPWWIIPSELNIFTGYLSNNRFYPPPPKGKEIIIHRLLSMFHPRPFVKTRFAPQGSVACIQAISTYYYTIAFRIHAEFQLNEPPDFPFWFSPGQFTGYIVLSKDSSHVREFKLFVPNKRSLNVDMEWLYGASEGSNMEVDIGYLPQMELESTGPSVPSVIYDENGNVIDSRDPSGEPIQFVFEEITWQQEISWEEAAQKLEVAMYPFKKVSYLPFTEAFERAKAEKKLVHSILLWGALDDQSCUGSGRTLRETVLESSPILALLNESFISSWSLVKELEELQTNRENEFYSKLADLHLEKYNFPVEMIICLPNGTVIHHINANYFLDITSMKPEDVESSIFSFSSSFDDPSTATYLQFLKEGLQRAKAYLQN from the exons ATGGAAACGATGACAAAGAGCAAAGATGGCTTCTTGGGA ATCTCTCACGTTGCTCTTTCTGGGCTGAGGAATTGGACTGCTCCTGTATCCCCTAAGAGTGTGATGCTTGCCAGACAGTTTAAAGcctttcttcctccaaagaATAAACTTGATCTTGGCGATCCGTGGTGGATAATTCCTAGTGAATTGAACATCTTCACTGGATATCTTTCCAACAACAGGTTTTACCCTCCACCTCCCAAAGGCAAAGAG ATCATAATCCACAGGCTTCTGAGCATGTTCCACCCGCGCCCCTTCGTCAAAACCCGCTTTGCTCCCCAAGGATCCGTGGCCTGTATCCAAGCCATCAGCACCTACTACTATACCATAGCATTCAG GATCCATGCTGAGTTCCAGCTGAACGAGCCACCAGACTTCCCCTTCTGGTTTTCCCCAGGCCAGTTCACAGGTTACATCGTCCTCTCCAAGGATTCTTCCCATGTGCGAGAGTTTAAGCTCTTCGTCCCTAACAAGAG GTCTCTGAATGTTGATATGGAGTGGCTGTATGGAGCGAGTGAAGGCAGCAACATGGAAGTGGATATAGGTTACCTGCCTCAG aTGGAGCTGGAATCCACAGGGCCCTCAGTCCCCTCTGTGATCTATGATGAGAATGGAAATGTGATTGACAGCAGGGATCCCTCAGGGGAGCCAATTCAGTTTGTCTTTGAAGAGATAACCTGGCAGCAGGAAATCTCCTGGGAAGAGGCAGCCCAGAAGCTGGAAGTGGCCATGTATCCATTTAAGAAG GTCTCCTATCTTCCCTTCACAGAAGCTTTTGAgagagcaaaagcagaaaagaagctGGTGCACTCAATCCTGCTGTGGGGTGCCCTGGATGACCAGTCCTGCTGAG GTTCGGGGCGAACTCTCCGGGAGACTGTCCTGGAAAGTTCGCCCATCCTCGCCCTGCTGAATGAGAGCTTCATTAGCAGCTGGTCACTTGTGAAggagctggaagagctgcag ACAAACAGGGAGAATGAGTTCTACAGCAAGCTGGCTGACCTGCACCTTGAAAAATACAACTTCCCTGTGGAGATGATCATCTGCCTTCCCAATGGCACGGTG ATTCACCATATCAATGCCAACTACTTCCTGGATATTACTTCTATGAAGCCTGAAGATGTTGAAAGTAGTATCTTTAGTTTCTCATCCAGTTTTGATGACCCTTCTACTGCAACTTACCTCCAGTTTCTTAAGGAAGGACTGCAAAGAGCAAAAGCTTACTTGCAGAACTAA